The following proteins come from a genomic window of Andrena cerasifolii isolate SP2316 chromosome 6, iyAndCera1_principal, whole genome shotgun sequence:
- the LOC143370254 gene encoding galactose mutarotase, producing the protein MDFHGCSCKNITITEGIFGEIWVDSNDDQIFTEPVPKIVKSYTMINANRMEVIVITWGATIVSLKCPDKYGHSSDVVLGFEDLKGYMNPTTNPFIGCILGRCANRIKNGQIIIRGKDYELTRNDFHGKHHLHGGVNGFGRKVWDSYIAGCSVVMSYLSQDGEEGYPGAVLTTIRFKLTMDNRLDICMRATTSKPTIVNLSHGSMFNLAGHDAGEAELRNHKVLLNCDRWTFADYTDPVPTGAIRGVGGTVMDFRIPRILGQYMEKVPPGEGYDHNFCVTKSEKSESVFVAKIWHMKTGRVLEVYSNQRGVQFYTGGRIPPQMIPEFSSSYDLLETENETTEEGVESYNSGGENEEEMIEGPWEKPTPKPKRLEFISGKRGARYKKYCGFSIQPQNYPNAIQYSHFPCSVLYPGQVYSHDLTYKFDVQLASYM; encoded by the exons ATGGACTTTCATGGCTGCAGttgcaaaaatataacaatcACAGagggaatatttggagaaatctGGGTTG ACAGCAATGATGATCAAATTTTTACCGAGCCCGTACCAAAGATAGTAAAATCGTATACTATGATAAATGCTAATCGAATGGAAGTTATTGTTATTACTTGGGGTGCTACAATTGTGTCTTTAAAATGCCCTGATAAATATGGACATTCTAGTGATGTTGTCCTTGGGTTTGAAGATTTGAAAG GATACATGAATCCCACGACGAATCCATTTATCGGCTGCATATTGGGCAGATGTGCAAACCGTATTAAAAATGGACAAATCATCATCAGAGGCAAAGATTACGAATTGACGAGAAATGATTTCCATGGAAAACACCATCTGCACGGAGGA GTAAATGGATTTGGTCGCAAAGTTTGGGATTCATATATTGCTGGATGTTCAGTTGTTATGAGTTATTTGAGCCAAGACGGGGAAGAAGGCTACCCAGGCGCAGTGTTAACTACGATAAGATTTAAATTAACTATGGATAACAGATTAGATATATGTATGCGAGCAACAACTTCGAAGCCGACAATAGTGAACTTATCGCATGGTTCAATGTTTAACTTGGCTGGCCAT GACGCCGGAGAAGCAGAATTAAGAAATCATAAAGTGTTATTGAATTGCGATCGATGGACATTCGCAGATTATACAGATCCAGTTCCAACAGGTGCGATACGGGGTGTGGGTGGAACAGTTATGGATTTTCGAATACCAAGAATTCTAGGACAGTATATGGAGAAG GTGCCACCCGGAGAAGGCTACGATCATAACTTTTGCGTCACAAAAAGTGAAAAGTCCGAAAGTGTATTTGTTGCAAAAATTTGGCACATGAAAACTGGACG TGTACTAGAAGTTTACTCGAATCAGCGCGGAGTACAATTTTACACTGGAGGCCGTATACCACCGCAGATGATTCCAGAATTTTCATCCAGTTATGATTTGTTGGAAACA GAGAATGAAACTACCGAAGAGGGTGTTGAAAGTTATAATAGTGGTGgcgaaaacgaagaagaaatgaTCGAAGGACCATGGGAGAAACCAACGCCCAAGCCTAAGAGATTAGAATTTATTTCAGGAAAACGCGGAGctcgttataaaaaatattgtggTTTCAGTATTCAGCCACAAAATTACCCGAACGCAATACAGTat TCACACTTTCCGTGTTCTGTATTATATCCTGGCCAAGTTTACTCCCATGATCTGACGTACAAGTTTGATGTGCAGCttgcaagttatatgtag
- the LOC143370250 gene encoding mitogen-activated protein kinase kinase kinase 11 isoform X1 gives MPPAGLSARGLSTLMDHGQPDARHRSERFLLHPENGSSNSNTANSSPRYQHNSRTNNHSTSYAYLYGRTSSNNMSDSSVSDTHSGGTARTVSQQTSPSHGTHSSSQSRQDNSSTFFTALFDYVAQGEDELSLQRGETVEVLSKDSKISGDEGWWTGKIHGKVGIFPANFVAEAESIDRVSTVIDKVQPIEIDFEELQLEEVIGVGGFGKVYRGFWQKHEVAVKAARQDPDEDPSVTLENVRQEAKLFWLLKHENIVQLEGVCLKMPNMCLVMEYARGGSLNRVLSGRKIRPDVLVDWAIQIARGMDYLHNKAPISLIHRDLKSSNVLLSEPIENDDLQYKTLKITDFGLAREVYKTTRMSAAGTYAWMAPEVIKKSTFSKASDVWSYGVLLWELLTGETPYKGIDALAIAYGVAVNKLTLPIPSTCPQPWRFLMEACWASDSHSRPGFAEILVALDEVRSAFAATPHESFHTMQEDWRVEIEQVLHGLRMKEKELRCREEELTKAQVQQRQHEENLRQREQELAAREIDLLERELTVMIIQQQNTPTPNKRRGKFKKSRLKLNKKEPGSNISAPSDFRHTITVQHTALDRGKVRNPSRPNSPPGSPSIPRLRAIALPADGVKGKTWGPSTLHQRERGAIITQPPNPASPGGKRWSRSAPDLEKTPLRTALLASAHRSPLLQEIDYTALPPDLSTDWVATEYPLKPGLTGPYIMPMAVPMPTLYNGEMKKPKLSIIELVLYNIAAMLAGVATGYDVRMSNISPIHPRLYPRPGECENEPPRWWFQADTGSNRNSGYLGPDYEFSSTSGYPHNTYHGPARHYRPFLSNMGGIAPGLPPSVMPDKPLRFTDSPQHYASSTGSNAPTPSPRRKNSSTSNEDVYAHDAGRADRLERVPTIYMGNVAPFPDYGPPVYTVVPPEYYRPPESTYFVSTDYHDRMLECPEFPHAYDNPSSISSPARPVSRLPPYTHHRTSSNVSNASTSSQSNINPTFRLEDGDDYSLYSPGHYYQRSPNVISNVGTYSPSMLNLDYGSQLLTRQNSHDSNSNSGERPSNLEVVSRLRSSLKRSNYSYNSPNKSVSKNNSGSGTPTNPTPPDSLTSEDSSYVSAKDSQISISRVRFSPVTFDRDSISRDHRETLLDIPVHGQSQDITVPLQANRRLNRSRKPSISELEREFLS, from the exons ATGCCGCCAGCCGGGCTATCGGCAAGAGGCTTGTCTACCTTGATGGACCACGGACAACCGGATGCTCGTCATCGGAGCGAGCGGTTTCTACTTCATCCAGAGAATGGCTCCTCTAACTCTAACACGGCCAATTCATCGCCACGATATCAACATAATAGTAGGACAAATAATCATTCCACGAG ttACGCATATTTATATGGACGTACATCTAGCAACAATATGTCTGATAGTAGTGTTTCTGACACGCATAGCGGTGGTACGGCAAGAACTGTTTCTCAACAGACTAGTCCATCTCATGGTACACATTCCTCTTCTCAGTCAAGACAAGACAATAGTTCAACATTTTTCACAGCGTTGTTCGATTATGTCGCCCAAGGCGAGGATGAGCTGTCCTTGCAAAGGGGTGAAACAGTCGAG GTCCTGTCCAAGGATTCAAAAATCTCAGGTGACGAGGGATGGTGGACTGGAAAAATTCATGGAAAAGTTGGCATTTTCCCGGCCAATTTTGTCGCAGAAGCGGAAAGTATCGATAGGGTTTCAACGGTTATTGATAAAGTCCAACCAATTGAGATTGATTTCGAGGAGCTGCAATTGGAAGAAGTGATAGGGGTTGGTGGATTTGGGAAGGTTTACAG AGGATTCTGGCAAAAGCATGAAGTGGCTGTCAAAGCAGCCCGCCAGGATCCAGACGAAGATCCGAGCGTTACGCTAGAAAATGTTCGACAAGAAGCGAAATTATTTTGGCTACTGAAACATGAGAACATTGTGCAATTGGAAGGGGTTTGTTTAAAAATGCCAAATATGTGTCTCGTAATGGAATATGCACGCGGCGGTAGCTTGAACAGGGTTCTTAGCGGTAGAAAAATCAGGCCTGACGTACTTGTTGATTGGGCGATACAAATTGCTCGAGGCATGGACTACCTTCATAATAAAGCTCCCATAAGTCTTATTCACAGGGACCTAAAAAGTTCTAATG TTCTATTAAGCGAGCCTATAGAAAATGATGATCTACAATATAAAACGTTGAAGATAACAGATTTTGGGTTGGCGAGGGAAGTTTACAAGACAACTCGCATGTCCGCAGCAGGCACGTACGCTTGGATGGCACCAGAGGTTATTAAAAAGAGTACTTTTAGTAAAGCCAGTGATGTTTGGAG TTATGGCGTGCTTTTATGGGAACTTTTAACTGGTGAGACACCTTACAAAGGTATAGACGCTTTGGCAATAGCATATGGCGTTGCAGTAAATAAACTTACGTTGCCGATTCCATCAACTTGCCCTCAGCCATGGAGATTTTTAATGGAAG CTTGCTGGGCATCGGACAGTCATTCAAGGCCCGGATTTGCAGAAATCCTGGTAGCGCTGGATGAAGTACGCAGTGCGTTTGCAGCAACGCCACACGAGTCGTTTCACACGATGCAAGAAGACTGGAGAGTCGAAATTGAACAAGTTCTTCATGGATTGCGCATGAAGGAAAAG GAACTGCGCTGTAGAGAGGAAGAATTGACAAAAGCACAAGTGCAACAGCGGCAACATGAAGAGAACTTGAGGCAGCGGGAACAGGAATTGGCTGCCCGAGAAATAGACTTATTGGAACGCGAACTCACCGTGATGATAATCCAGCAACAGAATACTCCCACACCAAACAAAAGGCGCGGAAAGTTCAAGAAGTcgagattaaaattaaataagaaggaACCGGGAAGTAACATTAGTGCTCCTTCTG ATTTTCGTCACACAATAACTGTTCAGCATACAGCATTGGATCGAGGAAAAGTGCGGAATCCATCGAGACCGAATAGCCCACCAGGCTCGCCTAGTATTCCGAGACTTCGAGCGATTGCAT TACCAGCAGATGGAGTAAAGGGTAAGACTTGGGGACCATCCACACTCCACCAACGCGAGCGTGGGGCTATTATCACACAGCCACCGAATCCTGCATCTCCTGGTGGCAAGCGGTGGTCTCGTTCTGCTCCGGATCTCGAAAAGACACCCCTGCGTACCGCCCTGTTGGCAAGCGCGCACCGCTCCCCGCTTCTTCAAGAAATAG ATTATACAGCCTTACCCCCCGATCTCTCGACTGACTGGGTGGCAACGGAGTATCCTCTGAAGCCTGGATTAACTGGACCTTACATCATGCCAATGGCTGTACCAATGCCAACTCTTTACAATGGAGAAATGAAGAAACCAAAGTTAAGCATAATAGAACTGGTTTTGTACAATATCGCAGCTATGCTAGCTGGAGTAGCTACTGGATACGATGTAAGAATGTCAAACATATCTCCAATTCATCCAAGATTGTACCCGCGGCCTGGTGAATGTGAAAATGAACCTCCACGATGGTGGTTTCAAGCAGATACAGGATCGAATCGTAATTCTGGTTATCTTGGGCCCGACTATGAGTTTAGTTCAACTAGCGGTTATCCCCATAATACGTACCATGGACCAGCAAGACATTACAG GCCATTCTTAAGCAACATGGGTGGTATAGCACCAGGCCTTCCACCCAGCGTGATGCCTGACAAACCCCTGAGATTCACGGATTCGCCACAACACTACGCGAGCAGTACAGGCTCTAACGCACCGACCCCGAGCCCTAGGAGGAAGAACAGTAGCACTAGTAACGAAGACGTGTACGCGCATGACGCAGGGAGAGCGGATCGCCTGGAAAGAGTACCGACGATATACATGGGCAACGTTGCTCCATTTCCAGACTACGGACCTCCAGTATATACGGTTGTTCCGCCGGAATATTATAGGCCACCAGAATCAACATATTTCGTGTCTACAGATTATCA TGATAGAATGCTCGAGTGCCCTGAATTTCCACATGCTTATGATAATCCGAGCAGTATAAGTAGCCCAGCTCGGCCGGTGTCGAGGCTTCCTCCGTACACCCATCATCGCACCTCATCAAACGTTTCAAACGCGAGCACATCGAGTCAAAGTAACATTAACCCGACGTTTCGTTTAGAAGACGGGGACGATTATTCGTTATACTCGCCCGGTCACTATTATCAACGATCGCCGAACGTTATCTCGAACGTAGGAACGTACAGCCCTAGTATGCTTAATCTCGATTATGGCTCGCAATTGCTGACACGTCAGAACTCGCACGATTCGAATTCGAACTCGGGGGAGAGACCGAGCAATTTAGAGGTGGTTAGCCGATTACGATCCAGTTTAAAGCGATCCAACTATTCGTACAATTCGCCGAACAAAAGCGTAAGCAAAAACAATTCCGGCTCGGGCACACCGACGAATCCAACTCCGCCGGACTCATTGACATCGGAGGACTCGAGCTACGTCTCGGCCAAAGATAGCCAGATTTCGATAAGCAGGGTCCGATTCTCACCGGTGACGTTCGACCGCGACAGTATCTCGCGCGATCATAGAGAAACTTTACTCGATATTCCTGTGCACGGGCAGAGCCAGGATATCACGGTACCGTTGCAAGCTAATCGACGACTGAACAGAAGTAGGAAGCCAAGTATTTCGGAATTAGAGAGAGAATTTTTATCATAG
- the LOC143370250 gene encoding mitogen-activated protein kinase kinase kinase 10 isoform X2, translated as MPPAGLSARGLSTLMDHGQPDARHRSERFLLHPENGSSNSNTANSSPRYQHNSRTNNHSTSYAYLYGRTSSNNMSDSSVSDTHSGGTARTVSQQTSPSHGTHSSSQSRQDNSSTFFTALFDYVAQGEDELSLQRGETVEVLSKDSKISGDEGWWTGKIHGKVGIFPANFVAEAESIDRVSTVIDKVQPIEIDFEELQLEEVIGVGGFGKVYRGFWQKHEVAVKAARQDPDEDPSVTLENVRQEAKLFWLLKHENIVQLEGVCLKMPNMCLVMEYARGGSLNRVLSGRKIRPDVLVDWAIQIARGMDYLHNKAPISLIHRDLKSSNVLLSEPIENDDLQYKTLKITDFGLAREVYKTTRMSAAGTYAWMAPEVIKKSTFSKASDVWSYGVLLWELLTGETPYKGIDALAIAYGVAVNKLTLPIPSTCPQPWRFLMEACWASDSHSRPGFAEILVALDEVRSAFAATPHESFHTMQEDWRVEIEQVLHGLRMKEKELRCREEELTKAQVQQRQHEENLRQREQELAAREIDLLERELTVMIIQQQNTPTPNKRRGKFKKSRLKLNKKEPGSNISAPSDFRHTITVQHTALDRGKVRNPSRPNSPPGSPSIPRLRAIALPADGVKGKTWGPSTLHQRERGAIITQPPNPASPGGKRWSRSAPDLEKTPLRTALLASAHRSPLLQEIENSNNIMQSTGCPPCNIDEDSVIVDNDIYESVVLHNKSASNLRTHFSDEHLVVTDNYGKPGTRNALKTSPPKCQKHVAGDWEHSPYSSNFVQNVTFSLVGTAKRVKKKKSRERSKSKESKRRDSSESRLAALADFFRSPSGSRKSSLNSPHSAERKNSVTIKINDTDGVESSPENSVGKKSQHKSRMSKSPLRVFNKMKAWGSRDALDDKAASVKVEYNVLNNAISIPQFNRRDSDQNSTVPKFLAANSREGIDFESLESELCNFDSEHSNDSSVSKNSLGLFHENRPKKSPTSFDSVSGVSDACLKQRSPQLLDQSFDLDSSSNEKSTSSEYLRGCEEDHLDSVNLIINPSGYSQDCERQNSSINYGPKKNLVESVRDVPSHGSSEDVNAISYGSSKTAVAGKFFKKNDK; from the exons ATGCCGCCAGCCGGGCTATCGGCAAGAGGCTTGTCTACCTTGATGGACCACGGACAACCGGATGCTCGTCATCGGAGCGAGCGGTTTCTACTTCATCCAGAGAATGGCTCCTCTAACTCTAACACGGCCAATTCATCGCCACGATATCAACATAATAGTAGGACAAATAATCATTCCACGAG ttACGCATATTTATATGGACGTACATCTAGCAACAATATGTCTGATAGTAGTGTTTCTGACACGCATAGCGGTGGTACGGCAAGAACTGTTTCTCAACAGACTAGTCCATCTCATGGTACACATTCCTCTTCTCAGTCAAGACAAGACAATAGTTCAACATTTTTCACAGCGTTGTTCGATTATGTCGCCCAAGGCGAGGATGAGCTGTCCTTGCAAAGGGGTGAAACAGTCGAG GTCCTGTCCAAGGATTCAAAAATCTCAGGTGACGAGGGATGGTGGACTGGAAAAATTCATGGAAAAGTTGGCATTTTCCCGGCCAATTTTGTCGCAGAAGCGGAAAGTATCGATAGGGTTTCAACGGTTATTGATAAAGTCCAACCAATTGAGATTGATTTCGAGGAGCTGCAATTGGAAGAAGTGATAGGGGTTGGTGGATTTGGGAAGGTTTACAG AGGATTCTGGCAAAAGCATGAAGTGGCTGTCAAAGCAGCCCGCCAGGATCCAGACGAAGATCCGAGCGTTACGCTAGAAAATGTTCGACAAGAAGCGAAATTATTTTGGCTACTGAAACATGAGAACATTGTGCAATTGGAAGGGGTTTGTTTAAAAATGCCAAATATGTGTCTCGTAATGGAATATGCACGCGGCGGTAGCTTGAACAGGGTTCTTAGCGGTAGAAAAATCAGGCCTGACGTACTTGTTGATTGGGCGATACAAATTGCTCGAGGCATGGACTACCTTCATAATAAAGCTCCCATAAGTCTTATTCACAGGGACCTAAAAAGTTCTAATG TTCTATTAAGCGAGCCTATAGAAAATGATGATCTACAATATAAAACGTTGAAGATAACAGATTTTGGGTTGGCGAGGGAAGTTTACAAGACAACTCGCATGTCCGCAGCAGGCACGTACGCTTGGATGGCACCAGAGGTTATTAAAAAGAGTACTTTTAGTAAAGCCAGTGATGTTTGGAG TTATGGCGTGCTTTTATGGGAACTTTTAACTGGTGAGACACCTTACAAAGGTATAGACGCTTTGGCAATAGCATATGGCGTTGCAGTAAATAAACTTACGTTGCCGATTCCATCAACTTGCCCTCAGCCATGGAGATTTTTAATGGAAG CTTGCTGGGCATCGGACAGTCATTCAAGGCCCGGATTTGCAGAAATCCTGGTAGCGCTGGATGAAGTACGCAGTGCGTTTGCAGCAACGCCACACGAGTCGTTTCACACGATGCAAGAAGACTGGAGAGTCGAAATTGAACAAGTTCTTCATGGATTGCGCATGAAGGAAAAG GAACTGCGCTGTAGAGAGGAAGAATTGACAAAAGCACAAGTGCAACAGCGGCAACATGAAGAGAACTTGAGGCAGCGGGAACAGGAATTGGCTGCCCGAGAAATAGACTTATTGGAACGCGAACTCACCGTGATGATAATCCAGCAACAGAATACTCCCACACCAAACAAAAGGCGCGGAAAGTTCAAGAAGTcgagattaaaattaaataagaaggaACCGGGAAGTAACATTAGTGCTCCTTCTG ATTTTCGTCACACAATAACTGTTCAGCATACAGCATTGGATCGAGGAAAAGTGCGGAATCCATCGAGACCGAATAGCCCACCAGGCTCGCCTAGTATTCCGAGACTTCGAGCGATTGCAT TACCAGCAGATGGAGTAAAGGGTAAGACTTGGGGACCATCCACACTCCACCAACGCGAGCGTGGGGCTATTATCACACAGCCACCGAATCCTGCATCTCCTGGTGGCAAGCGGTGGTCTCGTTCTGCTCCGGATCTCGAAAAGACACCCCTGCGTACCGCCCTGTTGGCAAGCGCGCACCGCTCCCCGCTTCTTCAAGAAATAG AAAATTCTAACAACATCATGCAAAGCACAGGCTGCCCTCCTTGCAATATAGACGAGGACTCGGTTATCGTCGACAACGATATTTACGAGTCCGTGGTGTTGCATAATAAATCGGCGAGCAATCTTAGAACTCACTTCTCGGACGAGCATTTGGTAGTTACGGACAATTACGGGAAGCCCGGAACTAGGAACGCTTTAAAGACCTCGCCCCCAAAGTGCCAGAAGCATGTAGCCGGTGACTGGGAGCATTCCCCGTATTCCTCCAACTTCGTGCAGAATGTGACGTTTAGTTTGGTCGGTACTGCGAAACGCGTGAAGAAGAAAAAGTCTCGGGAGAGGAGTAAATCGAAGGAATCGAAGCGGAGAGACAGCTCCGAGTCCCGATTAGCCGCGCTAGCTGATTTCTTTCGGTCCCCGTCCGGGTCGAGGAAGAGCTCCTTGAATTCTCCGCACAGTGCCGAGCGAAAGAACTCCGTTACCATTAAAATCAACGACACAGACGGCGTAGAGTCCAGTCCTGAGAATTCCGTGGGCAAAAAGTCACAGCACAAGTCGAGGATGTCCAAGAGCCCGTTGAGAGTCTTTAATAAAATGAAGGCCTGGGGAAGTCGGGACGCCCTCGACGACAAAGCCGCCTCTGTCAAAGTGGAATACAATGTTCTGAACAATGCGATATCTATACCGCAATTTAATCGGCGTGATTCCGATCAAAATAGCACAGTACCAAAATTCTTGGCCGCTAACTCGCGGGAGGGGATAGATTTCGAAAGTCTCGAGTCGGAGCTTTGTAATTTCGATTCGGAGCACTCGAACGACAGTTCCGTATCTAAGAATTCTTTAGGATTGTTTCACGAGAATAGGCCCAAGAAGTCCCCCACGTCTTTCGATTCTGTCAGCGGCGTATCTGACGCGTGTTTGAAGCAGCGCTCTCCGCAATTATTAGATCAGAGCTTCGATTTGGATTCCTCGTCGAACGAAAAGTCAACGAGTAGCGAATATCTGCGTGGTTGCGAGGAAGATCATCTCGATAGTGTGAATTTGATTATTAATCCGTCTGGATACAGCCAAGACTGCGAGCGTCAAAATTCTTCGATTAATTACGGACCAAAAAAGAATTTAGTCGAATCGGTTAGAGACGTCCCTTCCCATGGAAGCTCCGAGGATGTGAACGCAATTTCCTACGGGTCCTCTAAGACCGCTGTTGCCGGCAAGTTTTTCAAAAAGAATGACAAATGA